The Zobellia alginiliquefaciens genome contains a region encoding:
- a CDS encoding MFS transporter, whose translation MKLKGLRWWVIALIALATVINYIDRQALPVLWPDIAEDLYPDKTADERKGIYAIISTIFIFSYAFGQAIFGKIFDKLGTRIGFTLSIGFWSIATALHAFARGIVSLSIFRSLLGISEAGNWPGAAKANAEWFPTKERAFAQGLFNSGAAIGGIVAFPTIGLLSVYFSWNWIFILVGVTGLLWLIPWWILVKSPPKKHPWITDEEREYILTGQKNQDEDADGVFDDGYNPETGKMLKHKESWGVILASAALDPIWWLFIFWIPIYLNEVYGMDVKSIGFYAWVPYVGAMLGAWFGGLLAQNRIKAGWDVNKARKLVITLGCLIMLPFLLLMADPGGPTTAVIYMAVILFGFQTAIGNVQTLPSDLFGGKTVGTLSGFAGMAAKLGAFGLTIMVPWLTSGGNYTPAFVIGAALALITIASVWFLIPNIAPLKNKTK comes from the coding sequence ATGAAACTCAAAGGTTTAAGATGGTGGGTAATAGCTTTAATTGCTTTGGCCACCGTTATCAATTACATTGATAGACAAGCACTGCCTGTTCTATGGCCGGACATCGCAGAGGATTTATATCCAGATAAAACTGCCGATGAACGTAAAGGAATTTATGCAATTATTTCTACAATATTCATATTTTCCTATGCATTTGGTCAAGCCATTTTTGGGAAAATATTCGATAAGCTTGGTACGAGAATAGGTTTTACGTTGTCCATTGGTTTTTGGTCTATTGCCACGGCTTTACATGCTTTTGCGAGAGGAATAGTCTCCTTAAGTATTTTTCGTTCTTTATTAGGAATTTCAGAAGCAGGTAACTGGCCGGGAGCGGCTAAAGCTAATGCGGAATGGTTTCCAACAAAGGAAAGAGCTTTTGCCCAAGGATTATTTAATTCTGGTGCAGCAATTGGAGGTATTGTTGCCTTTCCCACAATTGGACTATTATCCGTTTATTTCAGCTGGAACTGGATTTTCATATTAGTAGGTGTAACAGGATTGTTATGGCTCATACCATGGTGGATTTTAGTAAAGTCACCTCCAAAAAAACACCCCTGGATAACAGACGAGGAACGAGAGTATATCTTAACCGGGCAAAAAAACCAGGATGAAGATGCCGATGGCGTATTTGATGATGGCTACAACCCAGAAACCGGAAAGATGCTTAAGCATAAAGAAAGTTGGGGAGTTATCTTGGCTTCGGCCGCACTAGACCCTATATGGTGGTTATTTATCTTTTGGATTCCTATTTACCTAAACGAGGTGTATGGAATGGATGTAAAGTCAATCGGTTTTTATGCCTGGGTACCTTATGTGGGTGCCATGCTAGGAGCTTGGTTTGGAGGTTTATTGGCTCAAAACCGTATTAAAGCAGGTTGGGACGTAAACAAAGCACGTAAACTCGTAATCACACTTGGTTGTTTAATCATGTTGCCCTTTTTATTACTCATGGCAGACCCCGGAGGACCGACAACCGCGGTAATTTATATGGCAGTTATATTATTCGGTTTTCAAACGGCCATTGGAAACGTTCAGACCTTACCTAGTGATTTATTCGGAGGAAAAACAGTGGGGACATTATCAGGATTTGCAGGCATGGCAGCTAAGCTAGGGGCATTCGGCCTAACCATAATGGTGCCTTGGCTAACATCCGGAGGTAACTATACCCCTGCGTTTGTTATTGGTGCCGCATTAGCATTAATCACCATAGCCAGTGTTTGGTTTCTAATTCCAAATATTGCACCACTTAAAAATAAAACAAAATAA
- a CDS encoding SDR family NAD(P)-dependent oxidoreductase, whose translation MEGKVAVITGATGGIGFAVAKRLGQDGYTVVLNGIDDNAGAERVKELSAEGIKAEYFGFDVTDEEAVTKNIKAIGEKYGKIDTLVNNAGGLGGRSRFEEMTTEFYRSVMALNLDSTFFASRAAIPFLKKGEDASIINYTSNAAWTAGGPGAGIYGTSKAGVHTITKALAKDLAEYGIRVNAVSPGTIDTPFHAQIKATKPEVFASWANSIMLGRLGQPEDVAGVVSFLASGDAKFITAETIQIGGGQALGI comes from the coding sequence ATGGAAGGAAAAGTAGCAGTAATAACAGGAGCAACAGGTGGAATTGGATTCGCGGTTGCAAAGAGATTAGGACAAGACGGATATACAGTTGTTTTAAACGGTATAGACGATAACGCAGGTGCCGAAAGAGTAAAAGAACTTTCTGCAGAAGGCATCAAAGCGGAATATTTTGGATTTGATGTTACGGACGAAGAGGCCGTTACCAAAAACATCAAAGCCATAGGTGAGAAATACGGTAAAATTGATACGCTTGTAAACAATGCAGGTGGACTTGGTGGAAGATCTAGATTTGAAGAAATGACTACAGAATTTTACAGATCTGTAATGGCATTAAACCTTGACTCTACATTTTTTGCCTCAAGAGCAGCAATTCCTTTCCTTAAAAAAGGAGAAGATGCATCTATAATCAACTATACATCCAACGCTGCTTGGACGGCTGGCGGACCGGGAGCTGGAATTTACGGAACTTCCAAAGCTGGTGTTCACACTATTACCAAGGCACTGGCTAAGGATTTGGCAGAATACGGTATTAGAGTAAATGCCGTGTCCCCAGGTACAATAGACACTCCTTTTCACGCACAGATAAAAGCCACTAAACCAGAAGTCTTTGCTTCATGGGCAAACAGTATTATGTTAGGTAGATTAGGGCAACCAGAAGATGTAGCAGGTGTTGTTTCTTTCTTAGCTAGCGGAGATGCAAAATTCATTACGGCTGAAACTATCCAGATTGGTGGAGGTCAAGCTTTAGGTATCTAA